Proteins encoded in a region of the Limanda limanda chromosome 17, fLimLim1.1, whole genome shotgun sequence genome:
- the LOC133023547 gene encoding serotonin N-acetyltransferase-like — MSVVGAQLFIKPMQALPSVSPGIQRRHTLPASEFRPLNTQDAISVFEIEREAFISVSGDCPLHLDEVRHFLTLCPELSMGWIEEGRLVAFIIGSLWDQDRLTTDALTLHKPRGSTVHIHILAVHRTFRQQGKGPILLWRYLQYLRCLPSVRRAVLMCEDDLVPFYRKSGFKVLGRCAITVGTLTFTEMLYPISGHAYMRRNSEAIRFPHHPLTLPLTKTDEQDGV, encoded by the exons ATGTCTGTTGTGGGCGCGCAGCTTTTCATCAAACCAATGCAGGCGCTACCCTCCGTGTCCCCCGGGATCCAGAGGAGACACACGCTCCCCGCCAGCGAGTTCCGACCCCTGAACACGCAAGATGCCATCAGCGTGTTTGAGATCGAGCGAGAAG cgttCATCTCAGTGTCCGGGGATTGTCCCCTCCACCTGGACGAGGTGCGTCACTTCCTCACTCTGTGTCCCGAGCTGTCCATGGGCTGGATCGAGGAGGGCCGGCTGGTGGCGTTTATCATCGGCTCCCTGTGGGACCAGGACAGACTCACCACA GACGCGCTGACCCTGCACAAGCCCCGCGGCTCCACCGTGCACATCCACATCCTGGCCGTCCACCGCACCTTCCGGCAGCAGGGCAAAGGTCCCATCCTGCTGTGGCGCTACCTGCAGTACCTGCGCTGCCTGCCCAGCGTGCGCCGGGCTGTGCTGATGTGCGAGGACGACCTGGTGCCCTTCTACCGCAAGTCCGGCTTCAAGGTGCTGGGCCGCTGCGCCATCACCGTGGGGACCCTCACCTTCACGGAGATGCTGTACCCGATCAGCGGCCACGCCTACATGCGCCGCAACAGCGAAGCAATCCGCTTCCCCCATCACCCCCTGACTCTGCCCCTGACAAAGACTGATGAGCAGGATGGTGTATga